The proteins below are encoded in one region of Bremerella sp. P1:
- a CDS encoding sulfatase family protein → MHILRTLVLIAVSSLSTAAWAADRPNIVCIIADDLSPELGCYGYQGVSTPNIDRLASEGQRYTAAFSTAPVCSSSRSAFITGVYQTATGTHHHRTEVKRSLPEPIVPILTLLKDAGYYLSNSNNTMTRAGKTDYNFTTEGKLFDGIDWSKRAKGQPFFAQIQIHEPHRGFVQAKDITRAADVEIPPYYPEHPVIRADWANYLASIETLDQHVGSVLKRLEQEGELDNTVIFFFGDHGRPHYRDKQWLYDGGLRVPLLVRWPGHLQAGVVKKEMVSLIDVSAATVAAAGLPVPKWMDGQNFLDSDFPGREMIFAARDRCGDAVDRIRCVRTDSFKYIRNDFPERPYTQTSSYKDLQYPGMTVARVLKQRGKLEGPPAAFWTDTRPAEELYDLNADPDETNNVAGDPKYAKVLNSLRNDLDQWIADTNDQGYQPEPSLQETLKASLRWSGKAYDRRGMSRDVNPEEYLQWWEKELGLK, encoded by the coding sequence ATGCACATCCTCCGCACGCTGGTACTGATTGCTGTCTCCTCGCTGAGCACGGCCGCCTGGGCAGCCGATCGCCCCAATATCGTCTGTATTATCGCCGATGACCTCAGTCCCGAGTTGGGCTGTTACGGTTACCAGGGCGTGAGCACGCCAAACATCGATCGCCTGGCGAGCGAAGGGCAGCGTTATACGGCGGCTTTTTCTACTGCGCCGGTCTGCTCGTCTTCGCGTTCTGCATTCATCACAGGCGTCTATCAAACGGCCACTGGGACACATCACCACCGGACGGAAGTCAAACGATCGCTGCCTGAGCCGATCGTTCCGATTCTTACGCTGCTGAAAGATGCCGGGTACTATCTGAGCAACAGCAACAACACGATGACCCGCGCCGGCAAAACCGACTATAACTTCACCACCGAAGGCAAACTGTTCGACGGCATCGACTGGTCGAAGCGCGCAAAAGGACAGCCCTTCTTCGCCCAGATTCAGATCCACGAACCTCACCGAGGCTTTGTTCAGGCGAAGGACATCACCCGCGCTGCGGATGTTGAGATCCCTCCGTATTATCCCGAACATCCGGTCATCCGCGCGGATTGGGCGAACTACCTTGCCAGCATCGAAACGCTCGATCAGCATGTCGGATCCGTTCTCAAACGGCTCGAGCAAGAAGGGGAACTCGATAACACGGTGATCTTCTTCTTTGGCGATCACGGGCGGCCACACTATCGTGACAAGCAGTGGCTTTATGACGGCGGTCTACGCGTGCCCCTTCTAGTACGCTGGCCAGGACATTTGCAGGCGGGCGTCGTCAAGAAGGAGATGGTCAGTCTGATCGATGTTAGCGCGGCGACCGTTGCCGCGGCCGGTCTCCCCGTGCCGAAGTGGATGGACGGGCAGAATTTCCTGGACAGTGACTTCCCAGGACGAGAAATGATCTTCGCAGCGCGGGATCGGTGCGGCGATGCCGTGGATCGGATTCGCTGTGTGCGAACCGATTCATTCAAGTACATTCGCAACGACTTCCCCGAGCGTCCCTACACCCAGACGAGCAGTTACAAAGACCTTCAGTATCCAGGGATGACGGTCGCGCGCGTGCTTAAGCAACGAGGCAAGCTCGAAGGACCACCAGCAGCTTTCTGGACCGATACTCGCCCGGCCGAAGAACTGTATGACCTGAATGCGGACCCGGACGAAACCAATAACGTGGCTGGTGACCCGAAGTACGCCAAGGTCTTGAATAGCCTTCGCAATGATCTTGACCAATGGATTGCTGATACAAACGACCAAGGGTATCAGCCGGAACCCAGTCTTCAGGAAACGCTGAAGGCCAGCCTACGATGGTCTGGCAAGGCGTACGATCGCCGCGGCATGTCGCGGGATGTCAATCCGGAAGAGTATCTCCAATGGTGGGAAAAAGAACTGGGCCTTAAGTAA
- a CDS encoding GNAT family N-acetyltransferase: MSSYTIRSMTIDDQNEVTSLIYHSTNAWYQSHARPPIFTGEVSVASVFCEVYEALDPGCCVVAQCDESGTIAGSCFYHPRPTHVSLGIMNVHPDHFGGGIARKLLQFIIDLAEKDDRPVRLVSSALNLDSFSLYNRAGFVPRATFQDMYLEVPEDGIQRGAPPEKLECVRQATIDDLDAIVALEEELHHIRRRGDYRHFLENESGLWHMSVIENPSGGINGFLASVFHPGSNMLGPGAMRTQEDAAALIYSELEHHAGRTPVWLVPVEASQLVQKLYSWGARNCELHFSQVRGKWTKPDGIVMPTFMPETS, translated from the coding sequence ATGTCGAGCTACACGATACGATCGATGACGATTGACGATCAGAACGAAGTAACGTCGTTGATTTATCATTCGACGAACGCCTGGTATCAATCGCATGCCCGACCACCCATCTTCACCGGCGAGGTATCGGTTGCGAGCGTCTTTTGTGAAGTGTACGAAGCACTCGATCCAGGATGCTGCGTCGTGGCCCAGTGCGACGAGAGCGGCACGATCGCTGGATCCTGCTTCTACCATCCTCGTCCCACCCATGTGTCGCTGGGAATCATGAACGTTCATCCCGATCATTTCGGTGGAGGCATCGCGCGGAAGCTGTTGCAGTTCATTATTGATCTGGCCGAGAAGGATGATAGGCCAGTCCGCTTGGTGTCGAGTGCTTTGAACCTCGATTCGTTTTCGCTCTACAATCGAGCCGGTTTTGTGCCCCGGGCAACGTTTCAGGACATGTACCTGGAGGTTCCCGAAGATGGAATTCAAAGAGGCGCACCGCCTGAGAAACTAGAATGTGTTCGCCAGGCCACGATCGATGACCTGGATGCCATCGTCGCACTCGAAGAAGAATTACATCACATCCGGCGCCGCGGTGATTACCGCCACTTCCTGGAAAACGAGTCCGGTCTGTGGCACATGTCGGTCATCGAGAATCCAAGCGGCGGCATAAATGGCTTTCTGGCTTCGGTGTTTCACCCAGGCTCGAACATGTTAGGTCCAGGGGCGATGCGCACCCAGGAGGATGCCGCCGCGCTCATCTACAGCGAACTAGAACATCACGCCGGACGAACGCCGGTATGGCTTGTGCCGGTCGAAGCGAGCCAACTAGTCCAGAAACTGTACAGCTGGGGAGCGAGAAACTGCGAACTTCACTTTTCGCAAGTTCGCGGCAAGTGGACCAAGCCTGACGGCATCGTCATGCCCACGTTCATGCCCGAGACCAGCTAG